Proteins encoded together in one Micromonospora kangleipakensis window:
- a CDS encoding response regulator encodes MTDIRVLVVEDEPLLAEAHKAYTERVPGFVVVGVAHTAQAAMAALRHRAGADVDLVLLDFRLPDLHGLEVCRALRAAGSSVDVLAVTSARDLAVVRTAVSLGVTHYLLKPFTFAAFRDKLERYADYRRQALAEGEVAAQHEVDRMFATLRGAARHTLPKGLDEQTLHRVLAVLSPGAGRSATEVSQQTGISRVTARRYLEYLVTAERAVRTPRYGTPGRPEVEYQPL; translated from the coding sequence ATGACCGACATCCGGGTGCTGGTGGTGGAGGACGAGCCGCTGCTGGCGGAGGCGCACAAGGCCTACACCGAACGGGTACCCGGCTTCGTGGTAGTCGGGGTGGCGCACACCGCGCAGGCGGCGATGGCGGCGCTGCGGCACCGGGCGGGCGCGGACGTCGACCTGGTGCTGCTCGACTTCCGGCTGCCCGACCTGCACGGCCTGGAGGTCTGCCGGGCCCTGCGGGCGGCGGGCAGCAGCGTCGACGTGCTCGCGGTGACGTCGGCACGGGATCTGGCGGTGGTCCGCACCGCCGTCTCCCTCGGGGTGACCCACTACCTGCTCAAGCCGTTCACCTTCGCCGCCTTCCGCGACAAGCTGGAGCGGTACGCCGACTACCGGCGCCAGGCGCTCGCCGAGGGTGAGGTCGCCGCCCAGCACGAGGTGGACCGGATGTTCGCCACCCTGCGCGGCGCCGCGCGGCACACCCTGCCCAAGGGACTGGACGAGCAGACCCTGCACCGGGTGCTGGCCGTCCTCTCCCCGGGGGCGGGCCGGTCCGCGACCGAGGTGAGCCAGCAGACCGGCATCTCGCGGGTGACCGCCCGCCGCTATCTGGAATACCTGGTGACCGCCGAACGCGCGGTACGCACCCCCCGCTACGGCACGCCCGGCCGCCCTGAGGTCGAGTACCAGCCGTTGTGA